TGCGGGTTATTGGGCGATGGCCAAGCTCATGGCGCGAAATGTGCGGTTTTCGGGCTTGTTCGCATCCAATGACTCTCTCGCGCTGGGAGTATTGCGCTATTGCACGAAACACGGAATTCGTGTGCCGGAGAACCTTTCCATCGTTGGCTATGACAATATCGAATTCGGTGAATATGCCACAACACCGCTCACGTCGGTTGATTACGATGTCGAGCGTGTATCAAGCATGGCTGTTGAGCGCGTGATCGGCCTCATTCGAAGTGAAGATGCGCTTCCTGCCCCGAATGTCCTTCAGATCGAGCCGAACTTGATCGTGCGACAAAGTACGATGCCGAAGGCTTAGGGCACGGAGATTTCAGGTGCGATCATCGCGATTTGGTTGCTGCACACGCCATTCCCAGATGATACGTCAGTTTCCGGCCCGAGATACTTACCACAAAGCGCATCGGGCGTGCTCGCTGTGCAATGCCGCGATCTGTTCTGTTTCTTGTTGCTTGCCGGCGGTAGCCCGGAAGCTCTGACCATCAGACAAAGTTACTGTGACAATTCCTCCACGACACTTCCCGCTGTTACGGGAAATGTCAGAAGCCCTGTGATAGTGGTCTTTGTTGACGTACTGGGTATCCTTCCCTCCCATTGTTGCGCAGCTTGTCAGTTGGGTTCGATTTGTTGCGGCTCAGCTGATCCACTCTGCGACTTCCGGGCGCGCAACCAGTTCGGCGATGCGTGCGTCGCCGTCGTCGGCGCGCATCAACATGGGCGCGCGCGTGGGACCGACCTCAATTCCGAGAGCTCGAAACGCAGCTTTCATTCCGGGTAGCACGCCTGTCTCCAGAAGACCTTCGACGAAAATGGCGGAAATCTCCTGAAGGCGTTGCGCCTCACGGAGGTCGCCGGACTGGACCGCCCGATCCAGCGCCATATAGAGGCGTCCGAGCAGATTATAAGTGGTTCCGATGCCACCGTCAGCGCCGAGAACAGCGCCAGAAAGGTAGATTTCGTCGAAGCCGAAGAAGAGTGTGGCTCTCGGGCGACGACGACGCAACATCGACAGCTTGAACATGTCGGTCGATGTAAACTTGAGGCCGGCAACATTCGGGAGATCCAGGACCTCGACCAGTGTCTCCATGGCAATGGGACGCCCGGTGCGGACTGGCACCTCGTAGACGATAAGCGGAAGATCGGTGGCCCCTTGAAGCTCGGAGTAGTAGGCGAATATTTCAGCATCGCTGAAAGGGTAGGAATGTGGGGGCAGGGCCGAAAGCCCGTGGTATCCCAGCCTCTTTGCGTTTCTTGCAAGTTTGATTGAATCGCGCAGCGATGGTGCTCCGACATGTGCAATTAGGGTCGTGTTCTCACAATCGAGGGCTACCACTTCCTGCTGCTCCAGTAACTCGTCGGTTCCGAGCAGGCCCGATTCTCCGCTGCTGCCGCCAACATATAGACCGCTAAGCCCCTGGCGCAGGACATATTCATTCAACGCGTGCTGGCGATCGGGGCTAAAGCTTCCGTCGTCGTTCAGGCCGGTCATCAGTGCGGCATACATACCGGAAAGGGGGTTGGTCATCTCGGGCTCCACGGCGATTCATTCATTGTCGCCTATCTAAACAACAAATACGGTTTGACAAACTGTTATTCTGGTATTACCAAAATTGCACAGCGGACAGGCCAAGGAGGGGTCATGACCGAATTGTCGAGCACAGAGCGCATGCCCGAGGTGATCGCCGAGGCGCTGATCTCGGAGATCAGAGAAGGTGAGATCCCTGTCGGTGGTGCCTTGCCGACAGAGAGACAACTTTGCGAACGCTTCGATACGTCGCGGCCGACGATCCGAGAGGCGTTGGCGCTCATGCAGATGCGCGGCTTTCTCGACAGCGGAGGTGGTCGGAGGCCAAAGGCAGCCCGCCCGTCGCTGCAAACCATCCTCCATTCAGCTGCGGATCATATTCGCGATCTGCTAGGTGGCACCGAAAGCGGTGCTCACCTGGAGCAGATGCGCCAGTTCATCGAAACAGGTGCCGCGCGTGAAGCGGCGATGCGTGGTGACCGGGCGCAGATCGCGCGCCTTCAAGAGGCACTTATCCGCAACGAGGCCGCTATCGGTACGTCGCAATTTGCGGCCACGGACATCGCCTTTCATCGTGTGCTGGTGTCGATCGTCGGCAATCCGGTGATGTTGACGCTTCAT
This DNA window, taken from Qingshengfaniella alkalisoli, encodes the following:
- a CDS encoding dihydrodipicolinate synthase family protein, which gives rise to MTNPLSGMYAALMTGLNDDGSFSPDRQHALNEYVLRQGLSGLYVGGSSGESGLLGTDELLEQQEVVALDCENTTLIAHVGAPSLRDSIKLARNAKRLGYHGLSALPPHSYPFSDAEIFAYYSELQGATDLPLIVYEVPVRTGRPIAMETLVEVLDLPNVAGLKFTSTDMFKLSMLRRRRPRATLFFGFDEIYLSGAVLGADGGIGTTYNLLGRLYMALDRAVQSGDLREAQRLQEISAIFVEGLLETGVLPGMKAAFRALGIEVGPTRAPMLMRADDGDARIAELVARPEVAEWIS
- a CDS encoding FCD domain-containing protein; protein product: MTELSSTERMPEVIAEALISEIREGEIPVGGALPTERQLCERFDTSRPTIREALALMQMRGFLDSGGGRRPKAARPSLQTILHSAADHIRDLLGGTESGAHLEQMRQFIETGAAREAAMRGDRAQIARLQEALIRNEAAIGTSQFAATDIAFHRVLVSIVGNPVMLTLHDMFVSELLAQRPAVDDPARHDAMAFDEHTAIYDAVLNGDVMMATDVMDRHLARSYRARLKNPKRRNGPQDH